GGTCTATCCTTTCGTTTGCTGCGCAGCAAGATGACCGCGAAATTTACAAGTTCAAGCGATATAAGAATAAAGACAAATAGCGAGGATAAATAGGATCGAGAACTGGAACGACTGCAGCGGAAGCGAGGATAAATGTGAACATTACCTCGCTGTCGCTACGGCCGGCCGCGCAGGCTCTCTCGGGCCTCGCTGAATACCATCAGCCGCTCAGGCTCCGCCGCGAACCAAGCGTAGCTGCCCCATGCGAGGCTATCGACCGTCTTCTTGAACGGCCCGGCGCTGCGATCGAGATAGGCGGTGACGAACGCGACGTGCTCGGCCGGGAAACCCGCTTCGGCGACCAGCTCCTCCAGTGCCTCCTTGCGGCGTTGGCTGATCGGACCATCGGTCGCGACCACCTCCACGAACACCAGCAGCGGATGCACCGGGCCAAGATCGACCAGGATCGTATCCGGCAAGTTCTTGTCGGCCTGGATGGCAAGGCCAATCGATCGCGCCAGCGCATCGTCGCGCGCGACCACCTTGTTCCCGCTCTCGCTGAGAAACACCACGGCCGGGGCGGTGAGAAAGGCGGGTGCGAACACCTCCACCACTGCCTTAGTGATCTCGGAACTCGGCCCCGGCTTCATTCGGCGCGTCTCCCCATTGGGGAAGGTGACAAGCACCTGGTCCGCGCTGACGCCCGCGCCCTGGCGCACAATCGCCAATCGGGCGAGCGCGCCCTTGTTCAACGCTTCGGCCTGCCATGCCGCGATGCGAGCCTGCAGCGCCTCGCCAGTGAGGCAGGATCGAACAATGCGGCAAAGCTCGCCTTCAGAGCGTAGCGCGGCTTGCTCGATGTGGTGGGAAGGTCCGTGCGCTCAATCACGGCACCGATTGCCACCAGCCCCTCGCGCAAGGTTTCGTCGCGGATCGGCTCACGGGTGTTGTCTTGATACCAGCGCCGGCCCTCTGTCTGGCTGCCAGTACGTAAGACCCCTGTCGCATAGGCGGTGCGGCTCGCATCATCGACAAGGCCGCCTGCTCGTCGGTCATGCGATAGACGTGCTTGGGACCAAGCATCGTCCCGCTGCCCTCGATCGCGTCGATATAGAGCGCGACGAACACCGTGCTCGCGGCCAGCATCCGGGTAAGATAGGCGCGGTTGGGCGGCGCCATCGGGGAAGATCTCCTGCAGGCGGGCGTGAACCTCATCGCGGGTCAGCATCGGCATCATGGCGCAACCTGCCCATAAAGCCGCGCGAGTTCGTCCTCGATCTCGGCACTGCAGGCTCCCCGGCCAACCAGGGCCTCCACCTGTCTCATCGCCGCAGGAGAGGGCAGGGGCAGCGCCTCCATCTCAAACGCCGACACGGCAACGCTACCGTTGATGCAGCGGAAGAGCTGGTCAACGATCCGGCTGTTCAGCACCGCCGCAACCGTCGCTGGCGATACGGCGGGACGTGCGACCGGGCGGACCATGTTCAGATGGTTCTCGACCACCACACCGCCGTGCTGGGCAATGAAGTCAGCCGGCAACTCGGCCGCGATCAGCCGACGTGCCTGCTCCTTGGCGGTGGTGCGCTGAACGAGGACGCACGCCTCCTCGACCAACAGCCAGACGTCGCCACGCTCGATCTTGAAATAGGGCGCGTGATTGCGCTTCTCGGCTCGGAACGCGAACCGGCCGTCTGCAGACACGGCTTCGGCCCATATGAGCGGATGCACGCCGCGGGCAGAGCGCTGCCGCATCTGGTCCTTATAGCGGTTCCACACCAAGGGACCGGTGGACACGCTGTAGCCCCAATCGGCAAGCCGCGCCGGCATAGTCTCGGCCTTGGCTATCAGCGCGCTGTGGCACGGCTCACGCGGTGCAAGCCAAGGCTGCGATGCGGGGGAGGGGAGGGCGATCGTGCCGTTGCGGATGAGGCGTGCCTCGCGTTCGCTCGTAACCTCGACATAATGGACCTGGGCGCGGCCGGGCTTGGCGCCGCGCCGATAGGCGGCCAGCAACGTCTCCTGCAGGACGTCCTCGAATACACCACGACGCGCATGAACGAAGTCGATCGCCGCCGGGGGCGCCTCCTTCGCCATCAGCTCACGCAGCGCGGAATAATAATGGCCGGACAGGAAACTGGTGGGGGTGAGATAGGCGATGGTGCCGCCCTTCTTGGTCCAGCGCACGGCAATGTCGGTGAAGACGCCATAGAGGTTCGCGTGACCGTAAAGGCCGCGCGCGAAGCGCTGGCGCTGCGCTGGGGTGAGGGTGACACGACCATAAGGCGGATTACCAATCACCAGGTCGAAGCGGGCGGTGGGCGCTTCCTCCAGCGTGTCGGCAACGCGCACGACAGTCGGCGCGGCACGTCCTGCAGCCGCGGTCACGTCCGCCAGCAGCAGCTCTATCGCGTTTTGCCCGAAGCCCGCGGCATAGGGGTCCAGCTCCAGCCCGACCAGGCGCGTGCCGATCTGTCGAAGCACGAACGCCGGCTCGGCTTCGG
Above is a window of Roseomonas aeriglobus DNA encoding:
- a CDS encoding N-6 DNA methylase, producing MISAASTHPLVQPADLEAQRYELARARQLARAWAETLPEPKRRDMAALFTRVAIETYRAEARPQASLSPPFAKPYGRLDRAVTGLALAVGREAAPLPIAEAVYFLTGLYTTLLATRERGALGAFYTPPALANRLLDMAEEQGIDWTRARVLDPASGGGAFLLPAAERMIAALPEAEPAFVLRQIGTRLVGLELDPYAAGFGQNAIELLLADVTAAAGRAAPTVVRVADTLEEAPTARFDLVIGNPPYGRVTLTPAQRQRFARGLYGHANLYGVFTDIAVRWTKKGGTIAYLTPTSFLSGHYYSALRELMAKEAPPAAIDFVHARRGVFEDVLQETLLAAYRRGAKPGRAQVHYVEVTSEREARLIRNGTIALPSPASQPWLAPREPCHSALIAKAETMPARLADWGYSVSTGPLVWNRYKDQMRQRSARGVHPLIWAEAVSADGRFAFRAEKRNHAPYFKIERGDVWLLVEEACVLVQRTTAKEQARRLIAAELPADFIAQHGGVVVENHLNMVRPVARPAVSPATVAAVLNSRIVDQLFRCINGSVAVSAFEMEALPLPSPAAMRQVEALVGRGACSAEIEDELARLYGQVAP